In one Acetobacter sp. genomic region, the following are encoded:
- a CDS encoding FecCD family ABC transporter permease has translation MTRHPDRILLITLTSFLLLLFGLAVAYGETSLSFLPALKDLLAGRDTVGAVILGQLRLPRALLAVMIGGSLGLSGAVLQGYLRNPLADPGLLGVSSGAALGAVLVFYTGLAGVCTVALPLGGLIGALLAVVLLLGLAGQGGVVSLLLAGAALTSFFAAMTALTLNLVPSPYASFEIMHWLMGSLADRTMLQVWLCLPGIVLGSLLMIMSRRVLDALTLGDEVAESLGFTLRGVWGTQNRIVLGAALAIGSGVAVAGAIGFIGLVVPHLLRPLTGHRPGRLLLPSFLGGGILLLLADICARLIPTNTELHVGVLTALTGAPLFFWRVSVLRRNGS, from the coding sequence ATGACACGTCATCCTGATCGTATCCTGCTGATTACCCTGACATCGTTTCTGCTTCTGCTGTTTGGACTGGCGGTTGCGTATGGTGAGACGTCATTATCTTTTCTGCCAGCCTTGAAAGATCTTCTGGCGGGGCGTGACACGGTCGGAGCCGTCATTCTCGGGCAACTCAGACTGCCGCGTGCCCTGCTCGCCGTCATGATCGGCGGCTCACTCGGGCTTTCCGGGGCGGTGTTGCAGGGCTATCTGCGTAATCCTCTCGCCGATCCCGGATTGCTCGGTGTTTCCAGCGGCGCGGCCTTGGGGGCGGTGCTGGTGTTTTATACCGGTCTGGCAGGGGTTTGCACTGTCGCCCTGCCGCTTGGCGGGTTGATCGGCGCTCTGTTGGCGGTTGTGCTGCTGCTCGGGCTGGCCGGGCAGGGAGGTGTGGTCAGCCTGCTGCTGGCAGGGGCTGCGCTGACAAGTTTCTTCGCCGCCATGACGGCTCTGACGCTCAATCTCGTGCCGAGCCCCTATGCTTCCTTTGAAATCATGCACTGGTTGATGGGATCTCTGGCGGACCGCACCATGCTACAGGTCTGGCTCTGCCTGCCGGGTATTGTTCTGGGCTCGCTTCTGATGATCATGAGCAGGCGTGTGCTGGATGCTCTGACCCTTGGCGATGAGGTGGCGGAAAGCCTCGGTTTTACTCTGCGCGGCGTCTGGGGAACGCAGAACCGTATTGTTCTTGGCGCAGCGCTGGCCATTGGCTCCGGCGTCGCCGTGGCGGGCGCTATCGGATTTATTGGTCTGGTCGTGCCGCATCTGCTCCGGCCTCTGACGGGCCACCGTCCCGGCAGACTGCTGCTGCCTTCCTTTCTTGGGGGGGGCATTCTGCTTCTTCTGGCGGATATCTGCGCGCGGCTCATCCCGACAAACACTGAACTGCATGTCGG
- a CDS encoding ABC transporter substrate-binding protein: MSGFLWPPVTSASEPVSGKPPERVISLNLCTDQLLLLLADPSTIVGLSQLASDCANAPLCDMARHYPAIRTNAETILSLKPDLVVTGTSTLPVTLLAAKSVGTRLEMFGPADSLADIPASIRRMAKLLGVPERGEILVKAFDERLAHLSSPLFPDAPEAVIYAANGFVTGANSLPDDVLRHAGFRNLSTDTGRKWMQAMSLEKLISAQPDLLVLDRSGPGTSQAQALLDNRALERAFHGTRRLNVPTSLWLCGLPQTLDALEELAKARKMIQRGGK; the protein is encoded by the coding sequence TTGAGCGGATTCTTGTGGCCTCCAGTCACCAGTGCGAGTGAACCGGTCTCCGGCAAACCGCCCGAGCGGGTGATTTCCCTCAATCTCTGTACAGATCAGTTGCTCCTGCTGCTGGCCGATCCTTCGACCATTGTCGGATTGTCCCAACTGGCGTCTGACTGCGCGAATGCCCCACTGTGCGACATGGCGCGTCATTATCCGGCAATTCGGACAAATGCGGAAACCATCCTGTCGCTGAAACCCGATCTTGTCGTTACAGGCACATCGACATTGCCTGTAACCCTGCTGGCCGCAAAATCCGTCGGCACACGTCTGGAAATGTTCGGCCCTGCTGATTCGCTGGCGGATATTCCAGCTTCCATTCGCAGGATGGCGAAGCTGCTGGGTGTTCCGGAACGAGGCGAGATTCTGGTGAAGGCTTTCGATGAGAGGCTGGCGCACCTCTCATCACCGTTATTCCCGGATGCGCCGGAAGCCGTGATTTACGCAGCCAATGGCTTTGTCACCGGCGCGAATTCATTGCCGGATGATGTGCTGCGTCATGCAGGGTTCAGGAATCTCTCGACGGATACGGGCAGGAAATGGATGCAGGCGATGTCGCTCGAAAAACTGATTTCCGCCCAGCCCGATCTGCTGGTTCTTGACCGTTCGGGGCCGGGCACGTCGCAGGCTCAGGCGTTGCTGGATAATCGCGCGCTGGAACGCGCTTTTCACGGGACACGCCGTCTCAATGTTCCCACATCCCTCTGGTTGTGCGGTCTGCCACAAACCCTTGACGCACTCGAAGAACTCGCAAAGGCACGGAAAATGATACAGAGAGGCGGGAAATGA
- a CDS encoding RsmB/NOP family class I SAM-dependent RNA methyltransferase: MNIPSNTSQPRSRNGSKKTDPAKTGQVRARRSRTPAAPVVPDPTREIAYDIVRGVIENRRMLETTLGRSQEAREAEPRDRAAAHRLGAATLRHLGTLSTVLEPFLRKQPPEPVRVALLIGACQLLFLETPPHAAVGTTVNLLRRRDLAPFAGLANAVLRKVAAQGATLLEGLDQERLNIPGWMWSSWKYLGPGVARKIARGLEQEAPLDLTLKSDAPPMEEGIVLPTGSVRFPAGTRVPELPGFEEGTFWVQDAAAALPARLLAAKAGEHVADLCAAPGGKTAQLACTGAQVTALERDPTRLERLKENLTRLKLDTVKTVCADAAAWQPDAPLDAILLDAPCSATGTARRHPDSLWIKRPRDLATLIEAQTGLLAAAAQMLKPGGRLVYAVCSLQQEEGPDQARKIAGQFGLRADPIRPEEMQDLPEALTPEGWVRTHPGLWPDLGGMDGFFAARFIKEG; this comes from the coding sequence ATGAACATTCCGTCAAATACTTCGCAGCCCCGCTCCCGCAACGGATCGAAAAAAACCGACCCTGCCAAAACAGGTCAGGTCAGGGCACGCCGATCACGCACGCCAGCCGCGCCGGTTGTTCCTGATCCGACACGGGAAATTGCGTACGACATCGTGCGGGGCGTGATCGAAAACCGCCGCATGCTGGAAACGACGCTCGGCCGTTCACAGGAAGCACGCGAGGCCGAGCCGCGCGACCGTGCGGCCGCGCACCGTCTGGGTGCCGCGACGCTTCGTCATCTGGGAACGTTGTCCACCGTGCTGGAACCGTTCCTCCGCAAGCAGCCGCCCGAGCCGGTCCGCGTGGCGCTGCTCATCGGCGCCTGTCAGCTTCTGTTCCTTGAAACGCCGCCTCATGCGGCTGTCGGCACCACGGTCAATCTGCTGCGTCGCCGCGATCTCGCGCCATTCGCCGGACTGGCCAACGCCGTCCTGCGAAAGGTCGCCGCACAGGGCGCGACGCTTCTGGAAGGCCTTGATCAGGAACGGCTGAACATTCCCGGTTGGATGTGGTCGTCGTGGAAATATCTCGGCCCGGGTGTCGCCCGCAAAATCGCCCGTGGACTGGAGCAGGAAGCCCCGCTCGACCTGACCCTGAAATCTGATGCTCCTCCAATGGAAGAAGGAATTGTCCTTCCCACAGGATCGGTGCGCTTTCCGGCTGGAACCCGCGTTCCCGAGCTACCCGGTTTCGAGGAAGGCACATTCTGGGTTCAGGACGCCGCCGCGGCTCTCCCCGCCCGTCTTCTGGCGGCAAAGGCGGGTGAGCATGTGGCCGATCTCTGCGCGGCTCCCGGCGGCAAGACGGCGCAACTCGCCTGCACCGGCGCTCAGGTAACGGCGCTGGAGCGTGATCCCACCCGTCTGGAGCGGCTGAAGGAAAACCTTACCCGCCTGAAGCTCGATACGGTCAAAACAGTGTGTGCCGATGCGGCAGCGTGGCAGCCGGACGCGCCGCTTGACGCCATTCTGCTGGACGCTCCCTGCTCCGCCACCGGCACGGCGCGTCGTCACCCGGATTCCCTGTGGATCAAACGTCCTCGCGACCTCGCCACCCTGATTGAAGCGCAGACAGGTCTTCTTGCTGCTGCGGCGCAGATGCTGAAACCGGGCGGGCGTCTCGTTTACGCCGTCTGCTCGCTTCAGCAGGAAGAAGGGCCGGATCAGGCCCGCAAAATTGCCGGTCAGTTCGGTCTCAGGGCCGACCCGATCAGGCCGGAGGAAATGCAGGATCTTCCCGAGGCCCTGACGCCTGAGGGATGGGTGCGTACCCATCCCGGTCTCTGGCCGGACCTCGGCGGAATGGACGGCTTCTTCGCGGCGCGCTTCATCAAGGAAGGCTGA
- the rpe gene encoding ribulose-phosphate 3-epimerase — MTSISSPLIAPSILAADFARLGEEVAAIEKAGADWVHLDVMDGHFVPNISFGPAIVKALRPHSKLPFDVHLMIEPVDPYLEAFASAGADHITVHAEAGPHLHRSLQAIQALGVKAGVSLCPATPPEALSEVLDLVDIILVMSVNPGFGGQKFLHSQIRKIKTLRDMIQSCGRPVRLAVDGGIDPETAPLALAAGADVLIAGSAVYGREDYAAAIRALRNSN; from the coding sequence ATGACCAGCATTTCTTCTCCTCTGATTGCACCGAGCATTCTGGCCGCCGACTTCGCCCGTCTGGGCGAGGAGGTCGCCGCCATAGAAAAGGCCGGGGCTGACTGGGTTCATCTGGATGTGATGGACGGTCACTTCGTGCCAAATATCTCTTTCGGACCGGCTATCGTAAAAGCGCTTCGTCCCCACTCGAAGCTGCCGTTCGACGTGCATCTCATGATTGAGCCCGTCGATCCCTATCTGGAAGCCTTCGCCAGCGCGGGAGCCGATCACATCACGGTTCACGCCGAGGCCGGACCGCACCTGCACCGTTCATTGCAGGCCATACAGGCGCTCGGCGTGAAAGCGGGTGTTTCGCTCTGTCCAGCCACACCGCCGGAAGCCCTGTCCGAAGTGCTTGATCTGGTGGACATCATCCTTGTGATGTCCGTCAATCCGGGATTTGGCGGACAGAAATTCCTGCACAGCCAGATACGAAAAATCAAAACTTTGCGCGACATGATCCAGTCATGCGGCAGACCGGTCAGACTGGCGGTCGATGGTGGCATTGATCCGGAAACGGCTCCTCTCGCCCTCGCCGCGGGTGCGGATGTTCTGATCGCAGGCAGCGCGGTCTACGGGCGTGAAGATTATGCAGCAGCCATCAGGGCGTTACGGAACAGCAACTAA
- a CDS encoding heparinase II/III family protein: MGLGRWWRDARLSFALLGPLGGLRSIPSTPAQTVRDLWPGDAGNGERLVRGMASHGGETHSIRKGVWTDDNWSPQFRDWFQSFEWLRDLRELGSESARAQARALVADWMAQPIGMTPLEDSSTTGARIAAWLAQYDFFAASADEDYRRALLQRIVLEARTLAAILPTDRHDWTALRGLKGLLATAVAIPEQKAFLARYMRLIDPELEMQILPDGCHASRSPGAQLLVLRELAEMRLLLQSARIPMPTTLASALDRMAPVLRAFRHGDGRLALFNGTRSHEPALIDLIIARAMPRGNILARNMRDGRFVRATSGNTILFVDTGGPPPHGFDALSHGGLMSMELSSGRSQIVVNCGASPRPGWHEALRDAPAHSVLSIPACPPVLWRRDDSVDVRPDVTWQHSVSGIDHMIELASDCYRPVGCGSYRRRMFLSGEGADLRGEDSLDTAGALPEFVLRFHLHPSVRIELEETDILLHAGEEVWKFRSDGYSTIEDSIYFGFRDPTPTQQIVVRPAELQPAVSPVDEESLPEAASVKTDETSRTDGLPAAPDAETDPAAKQQTPLARAIDEAKEADAGVNPENDSGSFAEASVPEATRVDTEETAAEASVDRSDTTDAALPLEPPAPAVLANTIRWAFTRLDA, from the coding sequence ATGGGTCTGGGCCGGTGGTGGCGTGATGCGCGACTCTCTTTTGCGCTGCTCGGCCCTTTGGGTGGTCTGAGATCCATCCCATCCACTCCGGCGCAGACCGTCCGTGACCTCTGGCCCGGTGACGCCGGCAATGGTGAGCGGCTCGTGCGCGGCATGGCGTCTCACGGCGGCGAAACCCATTCGATTCGGAAAGGTGTCTGGACCGACGATAACTGGTCGCCCCAGTTTCGCGACTGGTTCCAGAGCTTTGAATGGCTGCGGGACCTGAGAGAACTCGGCTCCGAGTCCGCGCGCGCTCAGGCCCGCGCCCTTGTCGCGGACTGGATGGCCCAACCCATCGGCATGACCCCTCTGGAAGACTCATCGACAACCGGAGCACGTATCGCCGCATGGCTGGCGCAATACGATTTTTTCGCAGCCTCCGCCGATGAGGACTATCGCCGCGCGCTCCTCCAGAGGATCGTCCTCGAAGCCCGGACGCTTGCCGCCATCCTGCCGACGGACCGTCATGACTGGACCGCCCTTCGCGGCCTGAAGGGCCTGCTGGCCACAGCGGTCGCCATTCCGGAACAGAAAGCCTTTCTCGCCCGCTATATGCGGCTGATCGACCCCGAACTGGAAATGCAGATCCTGCCGGACGGCTGTCACGCCTCCCGCAGCCCCGGCGCACAGCTTCTCGTACTGCGGGAACTCGCCGAGATGCGCCTGCTGCTTCAGTCGGCACGCATCCCGATGCCGACCACCCTCGCCTCCGCGCTGGACCGGATGGCTCCGGTGCTCCGCGCCTTTCGTCATGGGGATGGTCGCCTCGCCCTGTTCAACGGCACACGGTCGCATGAGCCCGCGCTGATCGATCTGATCATCGCCCGCGCCATGCCGAGAGGAAATATCCTCGCCCGCAACATGCGTGATGGGCGTTTTGTACGGGCGACATCCGGCAATACTATATTGTTCGTGGATACGGGCGGCCCTCCACCTCATGGGTTCGATGCCCTCTCTCACGGCGGCCTCATGTCGATGGAGCTGTCTTCCGGACGCTCACAGATCGTCGTCAACTGCGGTGCAAGCCCCCGCCCCGGCTGGCACGAGGCGCTACGTGACGCTCCCGCACACTCCGTTCTCTCGATCCCGGCCTGTCCGCCGGTGCTCTGGCGTCGGGACGACTCTGTGGATGTGCGACCGGATGTGACATGGCAGCACTCAGTTTCCGGCATTGATCATATGATCGAACTGGCGTCGGACTGCTATCGCCCGGTTGGTTGCGGATCATATCGTCGACGCATGTTCCTCTCAGGAGAAGGAGCCGATCTGCGGGGAGAGGACAGTCTGGATACAGCAGGAGCCTTGCCTGAGTTCGTGCTGCGTTTCCATCTCCATCCCTCCGTGCGGATCGAACTGGAGGAAACCGACATTCTGCTGCATGCCGGAGAGGAAGTCTGGAAATTCCGCAGCGACGGTTATTCCACGATAGAGGACAGCATTTACTTCGGCTTCCGAGACCCGACTCCCACCCAGCAGATTGTGGTCCGCCCTGCCGAATTGCAGCCTGCTGTTTCTCCTGTCGATGAGGAGAGTCTACCGGAAGCTGCTTCAGTCAAAACTGATGAAACCAGCCGGACAGATGGGCTTCCTGCGGCACCAGACGCAGAAACTGATCCTGCCGCGAAACAGCAGACGCCTCTGGCCAGAGCCATCGACGAAGCCAAAGAAGCGGACGCCGGTGTAAATCCGGAGAACGATTCCGGCTCCTTTGCTGAGGCGTCCGTGCCAGAAGCCACACGCGTCGATACGGAAGAGACAGCGGCCGAAGCCTCTGTCGACAGGAGCGACACTACAGACGCGGCGTTACCGCTGGAGCCGCCCGCCCCTGCCGTTCTGGCAAATACCATACGGTGGGCCTTCACGCGGCTTGATGCCTGA
- a CDS encoding glycosyltransferase family 4 protein yields MKILEVANVDFSLRHFLLPLMRRLRAEGHDVIGCCAEGALLQDARTEGFRIVTVPMARSFSLRAQARAFAALIRVIRQEKPDLVHAHMPISGLLARFAARLCGVPCIAYTCHGYLFNQPGSPVRHALAFTLEWLAGHITDIYLTVSQEEAQDARRLHIHPNPIAVGNGRDPEIYHPDPAARERIRKSLHIPENRIVIVAVSRLVRHKGYPELLAAMEAIPDAELWIVGERLSSDHGEVLEPYFQRARDTLGSRLRMLGYRTDIPAILAAADIFTLPSHFEGLPMSIIEAMLSGLPVVATDIRGPREQVVHSETGLLVPVGQSGPLADALNRLVRDQSLRIKMGEAGHKRALTLFNEATVLTKTAELLTAERLNRALGPK; encoded by the coding sequence GTGAAAATCCTTGAAGTCGCCAACGTCGACTTTTCACTGCGTCATTTTCTTCTGCCGCTGATGCGCCGGTTACGGGCCGAAGGTCACGACGTTATCGGCTGCTGTGCGGAGGGGGCTCTTCTTCAGGATGCACGAACTGAAGGTTTCCGCATCGTCACAGTGCCAATGGCCCGATCTTTTTCATTAAGGGCGCAGGCACGCGCTTTTGCCGCATTGATCCGGGTCATTCGGCAGGAAAAACCAGATCTCGTGCATGCCCATATGCCGATCAGCGGCCTGCTGGCGCGGTTCGCCGCCAGACTTTGCGGTGTCCCCTGCATCGCCTATACCTGCCACGGCTATCTGTTCAATCAACCCGGTTCCCCTGTCCGTCACGCGTTGGCGTTCACGCTTGAATGGCTGGCCGGACATATCACCGATATCTATCTGACCGTCTCGCAGGAAGAAGCGCAGGACGCCCGACGCCTGCACATCCATCCGAATCCCATAGCGGTTGGAAATGGTCGTGATCCCGAGATTTATCACCCTGATCCTGCGGCACGTGAGCGGATCAGGAAATCTCTGCATATTCCGGAAAACCGTATCGTGATTGTCGCCGTTTCAAGGCTGGTCAGACACAAAGGCTATCCCGAGCTTCTCGCCGCGATGGAAGCCATTCCTGATGCGGAACTCTGGATCGTGGGAGAACGCCTCTCAAGCGATCACGGTGAGGTACTGGAGCCGTATTTTCAGCGGGCTCGTGACACTCTCGGCAGCAGACTTCGCATGCTGGGCTATCGTACGGATATTCCGGCGATTCTGGCCGCAGCGGATATCTTTACGCTGCCCAGCCATTTCGAAGGTCTTCCCATGTCGATCATCGAAGCCATGCTGAGCGGGCTCCCCGTGGTCGCCACCGACATCAGAGGTCCACGGGAACAGGTCGTGCACAGCGAAACCGGGCTGCTCGTTCCTGTCGGACAGAGCGGACCTCTTGCTGACGCTCTGAACAGGCTCGTTCGGGATCAGTCCTTACGGATAAAAATGGGAGAAGCGGGGCATAAGCGCGCTCTGACGCTTTTCAATGAAGCAACTGTGCTGACAAAAACGGCAGAACTTCTGACTGCAGAAAGATTGAACAGGGCTTTAGGACCAAAATAA
- a CDS encoding peptidoglycan-binding protein, which translates to MFACLAVWLIETKHQTRPCSLVRRYPMVLRIGNCGGSVKKLQKCLVSRGYPVVPDGVYGHQTQAAVRNFQTRECLFPVDGIAGVHTLYRLGFDGGPEQLPPYGPQSLPPEHNPPSQKLKAPVASMHLSYNGGNFISKVEAKINHLYCPSDESGVTIGIGYDMKHRSQDSIYEDFISIGVDEDTARRISKARGEFGEKAREFSRENKDITITDEQMNDLLMKAAVSYEAIIKRHIKIALRQNEFDSLVSFVYNPAGIFSPVADKINSGNSIAAMQIIHSRLGKNKKNIKGLLRRRQGEIQLYLNGEYNYSKGSLIPFQ; encoded by the coding sequence ATGTTCGCTTGTTTGGCTGTGTGGCTGATAGAAACGAAACATCAGACGAGACCTTGTAGTCTTGTAAGGCGATATCCAATGGTATTGAGAATAGGAAATTGTGGAGGCTCTGTAAAAAAGCTTCAGAAATGTCTAGTGTCACGTGGATATCCTGTTGTTCCGGACGGCGTCTATGGTCACCAAACACAAGCAGCTGTTCGGAATTTTCAAACTAGAGAGTGTTTATTTCCAGTTGATGGAATTGCGGGAGTCCATACTCTTTACCGTTTGGGTTTTGATGGTGGTCCTGAGCAATTGCCACCGTATGGACCACAATCGCTTCCTCCAGAGCACAATCCGCCATCACAGAAATTAAAAGCGCCTGTTGCTTCGATGCATTTAAGTTATAATGGAGGAAATTTTATTTCTAAGGTGGAAGCTAAGATAAACCATTTATACTGTCCAAGTGATGAAAGTGGAGTTACAATAGGCATTGGTTACGATATGAAGCACAGATCTCAAGATTCTATATATGAAGATTTTATTAGTATTGGAGTGGATGAAGATACTGCGCGACGAATATCTAAGGCAAGAGGGGAGTTTGGAGAGAAAGCTAGAGAGTTCTCAAGAGAAAACAAAGATATAACAATCACAGATGAGCAAATGAACGATCTTCTTATGAAGGCAGCCGTTTCTTACGAGGCGATTATTAAAAGGCACATAAAGATAGCCTTGCGCCAAAACGAATTTGATTCTTTGGTTAGTTTTGTTTACAATCCAGCGGGCATTTTTTCTCCTGTTGCCGATAAAATAAATTCTGGAAATTCTATTGCAGCGATGCAAATAATTCATTCCAGATTGGGAAAAAATAAGAAGAATATAAAAGGTCTTTTGCGAAGAAGACAAGGGGAAATTCAGCTATATCTGAACGGAGAGTATAATTACTCGAAAGGTAGTCTCATTCCATTCCAATGA
- the dapE gene encoding succinyl-diaminopimelate desuccinylase: MTRALDVTALASDLIRHPSVSPDSGESQIALGETLSAMGFEVFHLPFGDGEERTPNLFARLGKSGPHLCFAGHTDVVPPGQQDWRHGPYAGSVEEGVLYGRGACDMKGGIAAFVSAVSSFLANRQEPQGSISLLITGDEEGPARFGTVKVLEWMKDHDQIPDFCVVGEPTNPTVMGEVIKIGRRGSINIRVVVKGRQGHVAYPHRADNPVHRLIRILSELTEKPLDQGSEWFEPSSLQVTSVDVGNSATNVIPAEARAALNIRFNDLHTGASLREWIEAVCHRHAPGCQVEASISGESFLTQPGPELNALKESVQDVTGREPRLDTGGGTSDARFIALYCPVAEFGLVGASMHQIDEHVAVSDLETLKRIYERLLERTVA; the protein is encoded by the coding sequence ATGACGCGTGCGCTTGATGTTACCGCCCTTGCTTCTGACCTGATTCGTCACCCGTCCGTCAGTCCGGATTCCGGCGAATCCCAGATCGCTCTGGGCGAAACATTAAGCGCCATGGGGTTTGAGGTCTTTCATCTGCCCTTCGGAGATGGTGAGGAACGTACGCCCAATCTCTTCGCCCGACTGGGGAAAAGCGGTCCGCATCTCTGTTTCGCCGGACATACGGATGTGGTTCCACCGGGACAGCAGGACTGGCGGCACGGACCGTATGCAGGCTCCGTTGAGGAGGGCGTTCTTTACGGACGGGGTGCCTGTGACATGAAAGGCGGTATCGCCGCCTTTGTCTCCGCCGTGTCTTCCTTTCTCGCGAACAGGCAGGAACCGCAGGGTTCCATCAGCCTGCTCATTACCGGTGATGAGGAAGGCCCCGCCCGCTTTGGCACCGTCAAGGTGCTGGAGTGGATGAAGGACCATGACCAGATTCCCGACTTCTGTGTGGTGGGTGAGCCCACCAATCCGACCGTCATGGGTGAAGTTATCAAAATCGGACGGCGCGGCAGCATCAATATCCGCGTTGTCGTGAAGGGACGGCAGGGGCACGTCGCTTATCCGCATCGTGCGGATAATCCGGTTCACAGGCTGATCCGTATCCTGAGCGAGTTGACGGAAAAACCTCTGGATCAGGGTTCGGAATGGTTTGAGCCATCCAGTCTTCAGGTAACGAGCGTGGATGTCGGTAACTCTGCTACGAATGTGATTCCCGCAGAGGCGAGAGCGGCCCTGAATATCCGCTTCAATGATCTTCACACCGGAGCGTCGCTGCGGGAGTGGATTGAGGCCGTCTGCCACCGACATGCGCCCGGCTGTCAGGTCGAGGCCAGTATCAGCGGAGAATCGTTTCTTACGCAGCCGGGTCCGGAACTGAACGCTCTGAAAGAGTCGGTTCAGGATGTGACGGGCAGGGAGCCACGTCTGGATACGGGCGGAGGCACTTCGGACGCCCGCTTTATCGCCTTGTACTGTCCGGTGGCGGAATTTGGTCTTGTCGGAGCGAGCATGCACCAGATTGACGAGCATGTTGCTGTTTCAGATCTTGAGACCCTGAAGCGTATCTATGAACGGCTTTTGGAAAGGACAGTGGCGTGA
- the dapD gene encoding 2,3,4,5-tetrahydropyridine-2,6-dicarboxylate N-succinyltransferase, which yields MSEEKLRSRIEALWEARTTVSPATTGDDRSAIETVLEGLDSGLLRVAEPGEEGWTVHEWLKKAVLLSFRLFDNAIIEGGAAGAPAFDKVPLKFEGWDAARFAEAGFRAVPGSVVRRSAFIAPGVVLMPSFVNVGARVDSGTMIDTWATVGSCAQIGKNCHISGGAGIGGVLEPLQAAPVIIEDDCFIGARSEVAEGVIVERGSVLSMGVFLGASTKIIDRETGEIHMGRVPAYSVVVPGSLPAKVPLNANGQPNPSLACAVIVKRVDERTRSKTSINDLLRD from the coding sequence ATGAGCGAAGAGAAACTCAGATCCCGGATCGAAGCGCTTTGGGAAGCGCGTACCACCGTGTCGCCAGCCACGACCGGGGATGACCGGTCTGCGATCGAGACGGTTCTTGAAGGACTGGATTCCGGTCTTCTCCGTGTCGCCGAACCCGGAGAAGAAGGCTGGACGGTTCATGAATGGCTGAAAAAAGCCGTTCTGCTGTCTTTCCGTCTGTTCGATAATGCGATCATCGAAGGTGGAGCCGCAGGCGCTCCGGCGTTCGACAAGGTGCCGCTCAAATTCGAGGGCTGGGATGCGGCACGCTTTGCCGAAGCAGGATTCCGCGCTGTTCCGGGCTCCGTCGTCCGTCGTTCAGCTTTCATCGCGCCCGGTGTCGTTCTGATGCCAAGCTTCGTGAATGTCGGTGCGCGCGTTGATTCCGGCACCATGATCGACACATGGGCCACAGTCGGCAGTTGCGCCCAGATCGGCAAAAACTGCCACATCAGCGGCGGTGCGGGAATCGGCGGCGTGCTGGAGCCTCTTCAGGCCGCTCCCGTCATCATCGAGGACGACTGCTTCATCGGCGCCCGTTCGGAAGTGGCCGAAGGCGTGATCGTCGAGCGCGGTTCCGTCCTGTCGATGGGTGTGTTCCTCGGCGCTTCCACCAAGATCATTGATCGTGAGACAGGGGAAATTCACATGGGCCGCGTCCCGGCCTACTCCGTGGTCGTGCCCGGTTCGCTGCCGGCGAAAGTGCCGCTCAACGCCAATGGTCAGCCCAACCCGTCTCTGGCCTGCGCCGTGATCGTCAAGCGTGTGGATGAACGGACCCGCTCCAAGACATCCATAAACGATCTGCTGCGTGACTGA